A stretch of Xenopus laevis strain J_2021 chromosome 8S, Xenopus_laevis_v10.1, whole genome shotgun sequence DNA encodes these proteins:
- the lpar4.S gene encoding lysophosphatidic acid receptor 4, whose translation MGNESNNSSCFIDDSFKYNLYGAVYSVVFIFGLITNCASLFVFCFKMKMQNETAIFMTNLAVSDLLFVFTLPFKIFYNFNRHWPFGDSLCKFSGTAFLTNIYGSMLFLTCISVDRFLAIVYPFRSRTVRTRRNSAIVCACVWIIVLSGGISASLFSTTNVSNTSTTCFEGFSKSIWKTYLSKITMFIEVVGFIIPLLLNLTCSSLVLRTLRKPATLCQIGTNKEKVLKMIVVHVAIFVVCFVPFNSILFLYALVRSQTISNCAVERFARTMYPITLCIATMNCCFDPFVYYFTSKSFQKSFNINPIIKMDNLFKVDSATKIALPVTHEALTEQMNINNGGELMSEANYKD comes from the coding sequence ATGGGAAACGAAAGCAATAATTCCTCCTGCTTTATTGATGACTCCTTTAAATATAATCTCTATGGGGCAGTTTACAGCGTCGTGTTCATCTTTGGGCTCATTACAAACTGTGCCTCCCTCTTCGTCTTCTGCTTCAAAATGAAGATGCAAAATGAAACTGCAATTTTCATGACTAACCTGGCAGTGTCTGATTTGCTCTTTGTATTTACActgccttttaaaatattttataattttaaccGGCACTGGCCCTTTGGAGACAGCTTGTGTAAGTTTTCTGGGACAGCGTTCCTAACCAACATCTATGGAAGTATGCTTTTCCTCACATGCATCAGCGTTGACCGATTCCTGGCCATTGTTTACCCATTTCGCTCCCGCACAGTTCGGACCAGAAGAAATTCTGCTATAGTTTGTGCATGTGTTTGGATCATTGTGCTTAGTGGAGGTATTTCAGCGTCCCTCTTTTCCACCACCAATGTTTCCAACACAAGTACCACATGCTTCGAAGGTTTTTCCAAAAGCATCTGGAAAACATATTTGTCAAAAATCACCATGTTCATTGAAGTGGTTGGATTTATCATCCCCTTGCTGTTAAACCTCACGTGCTCTTCGTTGGTCTTGAGGACTTTGAGAAAACCAGCTACCTTGTGCCAGATTGGAACCAACAAAGAAAAAGTTTTGAAAATGATTGTCGTTCACGTGGCcatttttgttgtgtgttttgtaCCATTTAATTCAATCCTCTTCTTGTATGCTTTGGTCCGCTCCCAAACCATTTCCAATTGTGCCGTGGAGAGATTTGCAAGGACAATGTATCCAATCACACTGTGCATTGCAACGATGAACTGTTGCTTTGACCCCTTTGTTTACTACTTCACTTCCAAATCCTTTCAGAAGTCATTTAATATTAACCCTATCATTAAAATGGACAACTTATTTAAGGTTGATTCTGCAACGAAAATAGCCTTGCCAGTAACACATGAGGCGCTGACGGAACAGATGAACATTAATAATGGAGGGGAATTAATGTCTGAGGCTAATTACAAGGACTAA